Below is a genomic region from Leptotrichia shahii.
GATTTAATAGAAATATTCAATAATAGATTCAATGAATTAACACTTTTTATAAAAGATAATTGGAATGATTTAGAGTTAGAATTAGAAAAAATTATAAAATTAGTTAGACTTAGTTTTAGAAAAAGTAAATTTGAAAAAGTAAAAAAAAGATATTTGAAAAATTTTAATGAAAATGAAAAAATTAAAAGAGATAATATGGAAAGTGTCCTAAAAATAATTTTAAAAAACAGAGGAATATTTTAATAATAAAATAAGCATAAAAGAATATCAAAACTATGTAGAAAATTTAATATTTGAAATAGAGTATTTAAATTTTCTTTTAGAGATTTTATTCACAGATTATAATAAAGATATAGATTTTAAAAAAGATGAATTAAAAATAATAAATAAAAATGATAAGAAATGTATATATTTAAAAGAACAACTTAATATTTTTGAGAATTATTTCGGAGAATATGTTTTAAAGATAAATAATGACGTAAAAAATATATTAACACTTAAAGATATATCTGGTAAAATTAATAAAAATAAAAGTTTTGAAAATAAATTTTTAAGACTAGAAATTCAAAATAAAGAAACTGAAGTTACGGTAGATAAAGCACTAAAGAAAAAAATGGCTTCTAAAATAATTAAAAGTATAAATAATTTTTTTAAAAATGGAAAAGAAAAAAAATATATAATTAATTTTAATTATACAAATTACTTAAATGAATTTATTAATGATAAAAATAATTTAAATATAGAAGAAATGATTAATATCAATGGAGATATAAATGATTTTACTGGAAATCCAAAAATTTATTTTGCATCAATAGAAAACGAGATAAAAAAAATTATGGAAGTATCACAGCTAAACTACAAGTCTAAGAGTTTGAGATATACTCTTACATTATTAAACAGTGTAGTACCTAATTTAAAAAATATAGAAATTAAATCTACAAAAGGTAAAAATATTATAGATGAACTTAATAATTTAGAGAATAATATTAAAAAAGAAATAAACAAAATAGGAAAAATAGAATCGAATTTAATTTTTGGTATAGATGATGTACAAATTAAAGATGAGTTTATTAAAGAAATACTTAAAGGTTTTATAAAAAAATAGAAGAAAGGAACTTGAAGAAAAATGGAAGAAATTAATAGAAACAAATAATTTTTCTAAAATATATTTTTATGGACATTCATTTGCAGATGCTGACTATACTTTTTTTGAAGATCTTTTTGATTTGATTAATTTAGAGAATAACAAAGCTATAAAATTGATATTTTTATATTCAAGTGGTTTTTCTTGTGAAAGAAGTGTAAACTCTTTAATAAAAAAGTATGCTTTAAAAAAACATAAGGAAATTACTAAACTAAAAAATAAATTAGAAATAAAAGAAATAAATTAATAAAGATAAATTAATAGAAATACGAAAATAAAATTTGAAGAATATCTAAAAAAACAGTATAAATAAAAATAAAAGAGATGTTATTTATAGAAAGCAAATATTAAGAAAATACAAGAAACAACCTACAAATATAAAAAGTAAAAATGTTGGAAAATAGCAGTTGGACTTAATCAGGTTGATGATTTGAAGCGGTCGGAAGAATTATGAAAACTTGCTTATGAGAATATAAATAACATCAAAATTTTTTGCTATTAAATAAAAGGGGAGGGAGATAAAAAATGTTTAAAATATCTAAAATTGAAAGTTTAAAAAACTTTTTAGAAAAAAAAAGACCCTTAAATAAAGGGATTCTGACAAAATTGGAAAATAATCTTAAAACAAATTTTATTTATAATTCAAATGCGATTGAAGGTAGCACTCTTACTTTGAAAGAAACGGATATTATTCTTCAATATGGGGTTACTGTGAAAGGGAAAAGTTTGAAAGAACATGAGGAAGTGAAGGGGCAGGAATATGCTCTTAATTTTCTCAAGGAAGTTATAAAAACAAATGAATCTTTATCACTGAGGTTGATAAGAGAATTTCATGCTCTTGTGTTGAATGATGATATTGAGAATAGAGGGAAGTTTAAGAAAAGTAATAATGAAATTTTGGGTGCTGGATTTGAAACGACACCTTATTATCTTGTTGAAGAGAAGTTGACGGAGTTGATTGAAAAATTCAATAGTAGTGAAAATAATGATTTGATAATGAAGGTTGCTTGTTTTCATGCTGATTTTGGAAAGATTCATCCATTTATTGATGGTAATGGACGGACTGGGAGATTACTTTTGAATTTGGAGCTTATGAAAAATGGTTATCCGATTACAGTTATACGAAATGAAGATAGAGATGAATACTATACTGCTTTAGAAACAGCACAAGTTGAATCAAATTACAATTTACTTGCTGATTTTATAGAAAAGAGTGTTGAAAATACTTTTTGGATGTATTATAAATATTTTGATGAAGATACAAAAATGAAGTTTGAAGAATATTTAAAAAAGAATGGAATTAATCCGAAAGAAGTTTATCAAAAGAGATTTCAGGATTATTCAGAGACAGAGAGGGATTTTCCAAGAGATTGGGATAAATAGAAATAAAATTATGAAAAATTATTTTAGATTTCAAAGAAAACGGGGAGTTAAATGGACAGTAAATTTTTAAAAAGAGATGAGTTTTTTAGAAAGGAAAACAAAAAAATGGAGAAAAAAATATATGAGGCAGTAAACTGGAACACACCGGAAAATGATTATGTGGAGATGTTTTGGGAGCAGAATTTGAAGCAGTTTTGGATTGATACGGAGTATATTCCGTCGAAGGATATTGATAGCTGGAATTCGCTTGAGCCTGCCATGAAATTGGCGTATTTGCATGTACTAGGAGGATTAACGCTGTTGGATACGCTACAGAGCCATACAGGGATGCCGAAAATTATTGATCATATTGAGTCGCTGCAAAATCGTTCGGTGCTTTCATATATGTGTATGATGGAAACAATTCATGCAAAGTCTTATTCGACAATATTTACAACGGTTGCGTCTACAAGGGAGATTAATGAAACATTCAGATGGGTTCAGGAAAATCCGCACTTGCAGTATAAAGCTAATAAAATTGACGGATATTATCAGAAAATGAACAATCCTGAGGCTTCAAAAAGAGATATTGCGATGGCTCTGGCAGCTTCGGTTTATTTGGAAACTTATTTGTTTTACAGTGGATTCTTTTTGCCGCTTTGGCTTGCAGGACAGGGAGAAATGGTTGCAAGTTGCGATATAATCAAGAAAATCATAGCTGATGAGTCGATTCACGGAGTTTTTGTCGGGCTATTGTTCCAAGAGCTATACAATTCTTTCAGCGAAGAGGAAAAAGCAGATATGAGAGCTGAACTGAAAAAATTGATGTACGACTTGTACGAAAATGAAGCAAGATATACTGATGAAATTTATGGGGATATTGGGCTTACAGGCGATGTGAAGGAATACATCCGTTATAATGCGAACAAAGCCTTGATGAATCTAGGATTTGAAGAAGAATTTGAAGTGAAGAATGTAAATCCAATTGTGCTAAATGGATTAAATGTAGAAACAACGCAGCACGATTTTTTCTCGAAAAAATCTACGAATTATGAAAAGGCGTTGGAAGTGGTGCATTTGCATGATGATGACTTTAAATTTGATGAAGAAGTGAATGCGGATGACTTGATTTAAGTTTGGAAATGTATGAAAATGAGAGCTTTAATTAGTGGTTCTCATTTTTTTTGAAAAAATATTCAAAAAGATTTTGAAAAAAGAGAAAAATGTGGTAAAATAAGTTTGTAGAAAAAATTCCTACCACTACAAGAAATGAAAAAAAGGAAAGAAAATACACTCAAATCCAATAAAAATGCATGTTAGGAGTTACGGAAAATGCTAAAAAAACGTCAAAAAATGCTAAAAATCAGTCAAATAATCTCAATTTTAATGTCTGAAAAAAATTCTGTAACACTTATAAATAAAGGATTTTCGCAAAAGTACGGTAAAAGTAGTATATCCATTAAAACAAGGATTGAAACTGCATCCAATCTGTCTGGTGCAAATAATTTTTCTTCAGTATGTAAAAGTAGTATATCTATTAAAACAAGGTAAGCAATAATAGTCGTTGTGTAAAAAGCAATGATTATTTTTTTTTATAAAAAATAAAAAGTTGATAGAAAAATAGTAGAAAATAGAATAAAATTATAGATTGCTATTGACTTTGTTAAAATTTTAGGTTATCCTTAGATAAAAAATAAATGTTAAAATAATGATTGGTAAAGAGAATGATAAGGTTGTTGAAAAAATAAATTGGAAAAGAAGGAGAAAATAGGGATGGCGAAGATACTTATAGCGGGATTGGGTAAAGGGATGATAGATCGTAATAGTAAAGAAAGAGATTATAGAAAAGCTGATTATAGAATAAAAAATGAAGATCTAAAAACATATAAAATATATAAAGATGAATATTTTGTTACATCAGTTTTGGAAAAACATTATGAGATAGATAAAACGATATATATTGGAACAGCGGGTTCTATGTGGGATAAGTTGTATGTGCATTATTGCGAAAGAAATAAAATAACAATAGATGAAGAATATAAAAAGGAATTAAGAAATATTACAGAAAAAGCCAATAAAAATACAGAAATAAATTTAATAGATGCAAATAAGTTTAACAGTAAATTTTCAAATGTGGAAATGATTGTAACCAAATATGGAATGGATGAAAATGAAATTTTTGAAAATTTTTCAGAAATTATGGAGATAATAAATTCTCTGGATATAAATGATGAAATTTATTTAGATATAACACATTCTTTTAGATCAAATGCAATGTGGATGTTTTTGGTAATGAATTATATAACGGATGTTATTGATAAAAATATTAAGATAAAAATAATAACTTA
It encodes:
- the nrdF gene encoding class 1b ribonucleoside-diphosphate reductase subunit beta codes for the protein MEKKIYEAVNWNTPENDYVEMFWEQNLKQFWIDTEYIPSKDIDSWNSLEPAMKLAYLHVLGGLTLLDTLQSHTGMPKIIDHIESLQNRSVLSYMCMMETIHAKSYSTIFTTVASTREINETFRWVQENPHLQYKANKIDGYYQKMNNPEASKRDIAMALAASVYLETYLFYSGFFLPLWLAGQGEMVASCDIIKKIIADESIHGVFVGLLFQELYNSFSEEEKADMRAELKKLMYDLYENEARYTDEIYGDIGLTGDVKEYIRYNANKALMNLGFEEEFEVKNVNPIVLNGLNVETTQHDFFSKKSTNYEKALEVVHLHDDDFKFDEEVNADDLI
- a CDS encoding Fic family protein, with the protein product MFKISKIESLKNFLEKKRPLNKGILTKLENNLKTNFIYNSNAIEGSTLTLKETDIILQYGVTVKGKSLKEHEEVKGQEYALNFLKEVIKTNESLSLRLIREFHALVLNDDIENRGKFKKSNNEILGAGFETTPYYLVEEKLTELIEKFNSSENNDLIMKVACFHADFGKIHPFIDGNGRTGRLLLNLELMKNGYPITVIRNEDRDEYYTALETAQVESNYNLLADFIEKSVENTFWMYYKYFDEDTKMKFEEYLKKNGINPKEVYQKRFQDYSETERDFPRDWDK